Proteins from one Clostridium cellulovorans 743B genomic window:
- the floA gene encoding flotillin-like protein FloA (flotillin-like protein involved in membrane lipid rafts), with product MSPDLIIKVVIIIVVVVSLFSVFATLVPVGLWISSLAANVQVSIFNLIGMRLRRVVPSKIVIPLIKSTKAGMGLTVNQLEAHYLAGGNVDNVVNALIAAHRADIDLQFEKAAAIDLAGRDVLEAVKMSVNPRVIETPNVSAVAKDGIELLVKARVTVRANLERLVGGAGEATILARVGEGIVTTVGSSNSHKIVLENPDAISKTVLNKGLDAGTAFEILSIDIADVDVGRNIGAQLQTLQAEADKNIAQAKAEERRAMAVAKEQEMRAAVVEAEAEVPRAMAYALREGKLGIMDYYDMQNVIADTNMRSSISNAGSKTQSVTPDDKEKKDRK from the coding sequence ATGAGTCCTGATCTTATAATTAAAGTAGTCATAATTATTGTTGTTGTAGTATCCTTATTTTCAGTATTTGCCACACTTGTGCCAGTTGGATTATGGATATCCTCTTTAGCAGCAAATGTTCAAGTAAGTATATTCAATTTAATCGGTATGAGGTTGAGAAGAGTTGTACCTTCTAAAATAGTAATTCCACTTATAAAATCAACAAAGGCTGGTATGGGACTTACTGTTAACCAATTAGAAGCTCACTATTTAGCCGGTGGTAATGTAGATAACGTGGTGAATGCTTTGATTGCAGCCCATAGAGCTGACATAGACCTACAATTTGAAAAAGCAGCTGCTATTGATTTAGCAGGTAGAGACGTTTTAGAAGCAGTTAAAATGAGTGTTAATCCAAGAGTAATTGAAACACCGAACGTTTCAGCCGTTGCTAAAGACGGTATAGAACTTCTAGTTAAAGCTAGAGTTACTGTTAGAGCAAATCTTGAAAGATTAGTCGGTGGTGCTGGAGAAGCGACTATTTTAGCCAGAGTTGGTGAAGGTATAGTAACTACTGTTGGTTCTTCTAATAGCCATAAAATCGTATTAGAAAATCCAGATGCCATTTCAAAAACTGTATTAAACAAAGGCTTAGATGCTGGTACTGCCTTTGAAATCTTATCCATAGATATAGCTGACGTAGATGTAGGCAGAAATATAGGAGCTCAACTTCAAACCCTTCAAGCAGAAGCTGATAAGAACATAGCTCAAGCTAAGGCTGAAGAAAGAAGAGCAATGGCTGTAGCTAAGGAACAAGAAATGAGAGCTGCCGTTGTAGAAGCTGAAGCTGAAGTACCAAGAGCTATGGCTTATGCCCTTAGAGAAGGAAAGCTTGGAATAATGGACTATTATGATATGCAAAATGTTATTGCAGACACAAATATGAGAAGTTCAATTTCTAATGCTGGAAGTAAGACTCAAAGTGTAACTCCTGATGATAAAGAAAAAAAAGATAGAAAGTAA
- a CDS encoding amino acid permease, which yields MNIWKKKTTEQILEGIEKTSLKKNLTAKDIGALGIGAVVGVGIFVATGEGAHAAGPAVIVSFILAAIVACFCGLCYSELATMFPVAGSTYSYAYITFGEIVAVIIGWCLTAEYLVACSAVASGWSGTFLGVMKSFGITIPKAISASPSNGGIIDLPAVLIIALITILLCYGMRESAKVNNIIVGVKIAIILLFIVLGMMHIDVSNYKPFNPYGWKGIFAGASTIFFSYIGFDAISTSAEEAKNPERDIPLGLIMCLTVVSLLYVAVAFVLTGMVPFQEIIPENAVPGALARVGINWGSALVGTGAIIGMMSTLLAVLYGQVRVFMGMSRDGLLPKYFSKIHSTHKTPYISTIITGTVAAIIAGFLPLDTIVQFLSIGTLLGFIVVSLSVIRLRKTMPNFKRVFRCPGVPYIPVITILCCLALLSRLHLKTWIGFIIWLIIGLIVYFTYGRKHSLLQNENSEKDRV from the coding sequence ATGAACATTTGGAAAAAGAAAACCACTGAACAAATACTTGAGGGAATTGAAAAAACATCCCTAAAGAAAAATCTAACTGCAAAAGATATTGGTGCTTTAGGAATCGGCGCAGTTGTTGGTGTTGGTATATTTGTTGCTACAGGAGAAGGCGCACATGCAGCAGGGCCTGCTGTTATTGTTTCTTTTATTTTAGCAGCAATAGTAGCATGCTTTTGTGGGCTATGTTATTCAGAACTTGCAACAATGTTCCCAGTTGCAGGCAGTACTTATTCTTATGCGTACATAACTTTTGGTGAAATTGTAGCAGTAATTATTGGGTGGTGTTTAACAGCTGAATATTTAGTTGCGTGTAGTGCAGTTGCATCAGGATGGTCTGGGACTTTTTTAGGTGTGATGAAGAGTTTCGGGATAACTATCCCAAAAGCAATAAGTGCATCTCCAAGTAATGGTGGGATTATTGATTTACCTGCTGTACTTATAATTGCACTAATTACAATACTTTTATGTTACGGAATGCGAGAAAGTGCCAAGGTAAACAATATAATTGTTGGAGTTAAAATAGCAATAATTCTTTTATTTATAGTTCTTGGAATGATGCATATTGATGTATCTAACTACAAGCCATTTAACCCATATGGATGGAAGGGTATATTTGCAGGCGCATCAACTATATTTTTCTCGTATATAGGCTTTGATGCTATTTCTACTTCAGCAGAAGAAGCAAAAAATCCTGAAAGAGATATTCCTTTAGGACTAATAATGTGTTTAACAGTTGTAAGTTTATTGTACGTTGCTGTTGCATTTGTGCTTACTGGCATGGTACCTTTTCAAGAAATAATTCCTGAAAACGCAGTGCCAGGCGCTTTAGCAAGGGTAGGTATAAATTGGGGATCAGCTTTAGTCGGAACTGGAGCAATAATTGGAATGATGTCTACACTGTTAGCTGTTTTGTATGGTCAAGTGAGAGTATTTATGGGTATGTCAAGAGATGGTCTATTGCCAAAGTACTTTTCAAAAATTCATTCAACACATAAAACACCATATATTTCTACAATAATAACAGGCACTGTAGCAGCTATAATAGCTGGCTTTTTACCTCTTGATACTATTGTACAATTTTTGAGTATTGGTACTTTATTAGGTTTTATAGTAGTTTCTCTTTCAGTTATTCGTTTGAGAAAAACTATGCCTAACTTTAAAAGAGTTTTTAGATGCCCAGGAGTACCATATATTCCTGTAATAACTATATTATGCTGTCTTGCATTACTATCAAGATTACATTTGAAAACTTGGATTGGTTTTATCATATGGCTTATTATAGGACTGATAGTATACTTTACTTATGGAAGAAAGCATAGCTTACTTCAAAATGAAAATAGCGAAAAGGACAGAGTATAA
- a CDS encoding NfeD family protein, which produces MGAFLPDITVLTIILLLVGFGLVFLEMHIPGFGVPGILGTICLVLAVVLTAQNFGQALVMSLAILAVLGAMLGVVLTFFTKGKLFKPLILSDEQKKEHGYISSSDLDYLLGKTGIAITDLRPAGSVDIGGVKFDVISNGEYISKGTKVEIFKVNGVKLLVKKA; this is translated from the coding sequence ATGGGCGCATTTTTACCAGATATCACAGTTCTAACAATTATTCTTTTATTAGTAGGCTTTGGGCTGGTATTTTTAGAAATGCACATTCCAGGTTTTGGAGTTCCAGGAATTCTAGGAACTATATGTTTGGTACTGGCAGTAGTATTAACAGCACAAAACTTCGGTCAGGCACTAGTTATGTCTTTAGCAATTTTAGCTGTACTGGGTGCTATGCTCGGTGTGGTTCTAACATTTTTTACGAAAGGGAAGCTGTTTAAACCGTTGATACTGTCAGATGAACAAAAGAAAGAGCATGGATATATTAGTTCCTCAGATTTAGATTACTTACTAGGAAAAACCGGAATTGCAATTACAGATCTAAGACCAGCGGGCTCTGTAGATATAGGCGGGGTTAAGTTTGATGTAATCTCTAATGGAGAATATATTTCTAAAGGTACTAAGGTTGAAATATTTAAAGTCAACGGAGTAAAATTATTAGTTAAGAAAGCTTAA